Proteins found in one Serratia plymuthica genomic segment:
- a CDS encoding valine--pyruvate transaminase: MTFSLFGDKFTRYAGITRLMDDLNEGLRTPGAIMLGGGNPAQIPEMESYFKQLCQDMLDQGKLTEALCNYDGPQGKDALLKALATLLRDELGWQISPQNIALTNGSQSAFFYLFNLFAGRYADGSRRRVLFPLAPEYIGYADAGLDEGLFVSAKPNIELLPEGQFKYHVDFEHLHIGDDIGMICVSRPTNPTGNVITDEELMKLDLLAQQRNIPLVIDNAYGVPFPGIIFSEATPLWNPNIILCMSLSKLGLPGSRCGIVIADEKVISALTNMNGIISLSPGSMGPAMAAEMIERGDLLRLSNEVIRPFYKQRVEHTIEIIRRYLSPERCLIHKPEGAIFLWLWFKDLPITTELLYQRLKKRGVLMVPGHYFFPGLEHEWPHTHQCMRMNYVPDPEKIERGVAILAEEIERAHQEAS, encoded by the coding sequence ATGACTTTTTCACTTTTCGGCGACAAATTTACCCGTTACGCGGGCATTACCCGTTTAATGGATGACCTGAACGAAGGCCTGCGCACGCCCGGCGCCATCATGCTCGGCGGCGGCAATCCGGCGCAAATTCCAGAGATGGAAAGCTACTTCAAACAGCTGTGTCAGGACATGCTCGACCAGGGCAAACTGACCGAGGCGCTATGTAACTACGATGGCCCGCAGGGCAAAGACGCCCTGCTGAAAGCGTTGGCCACTTTGCTGCGCGACGAGCTGGGCTGGCAGATTTCACCACAGAATATTGCACTGACAAACGGCAGCCAGAGCGCGTTTTTCTACTTGTTTAACCTGTTTGCCGGGCGTTATGCCGACGGCAGCCGCCGCCGCGTGCTGTTCCCGCTGGCGCCGGAATATATCGGCTATGCCGACGCCGGGTTGGACGAGGGCCTGTTCGTTTCGGCCAAGCCCAATATCGAGCTGCTGCCGGAAGGCCAGTTCAAATATCACGTTGATTTCGAACACCTACATATTGGCGACGACATCGGCATGATCTGCGTGTCGCGCCCGACCAACCCAACCGGTAACGTGATCACCGACGAAGAGCTGATGAAGCTCGATCTGCTGGCGCAACAGCGCAATATTCCACTGGTGATCGATAACGCTTACGGCGTGCCGTTCCCCGGAATTATCTTCAGCGAAGCGACGCCGCTGTGGAACCCGAACATCATCCTGTGCATGAGCTTGTCCAAGCTCGGGCTGCCCGGCTCACGCTGCGGCATCGTGATCGCCGATGAGAAAGTCATCAGCGCCCTGACCAACATGAACGGCATCATCAGCCTGTCACCGGGCAGCATGGGGCCGGCGATGGCAGCGGAAATGATCGAACGCGGCGATCTGCTGCGCCTGTCGAACGAGGTGATCCGCCCGTTCTACAAACAGCGCGTTGAACACACCATCGAGATAATCCGCCGCTATCTGTCGCCAGAGCGTTGCCTGATCCACAAACCGGAAGGGGCGATTTTCCTTTGGTTGTGGTTCAAGGATCTGCCAATCACCACCGAGCTGCTGTATCAGCGCCTGAAAAAACGCGGCGTGCTGATGGTGCCGGGCCACTACTTCTTCCCGGGATTGGAGCATGAATGGCCGCATACTCACCAGTGCATGCGGATGAACTACGTGCCGGATCCGGAGAAAATCGAGCGCGGCGTAGCGATTTTGGCGGAAGAGATCGAACGCGCGCATCAGGAAGCGAGCTAA